The genomic interval ATCATTCCGGCTACTGTACTATCACCAGCGCCGACTGTATTGACAACTTGACCTTGTGGCGCTTGAATTTTATATGCCACATCTTGATCCACATAAATCGCTCCAGCGCCGCCGAGTGACACGATAACAGATTGTGCCCCTTTATCAACTAAACGACGGGCATACGTTAACACGTCTTGGTCTGTCTCTATCTTCGTGTTAAACATTGCCTCGAGTTCGTGCTGATTCGGCTTAATAAATAAAGGATGATACGGTAAAATCCCCTCGATTAAAGACTTCTCAGCATCAACGACAAGTTTTGCGCCTGTTTGTTGTGTGATTTTTGCAATATCAATATAAATGGTGTCCGACAGACTTGAAGGCACACTTCCGGCTACAACAACGATATCCTCAGCGGTTGTTGCTTGAAGTTGTTCGAATAAAGTCGTTACTTGCGCTTCGGTAATGTGAGGTCCAGCCGCGTTAATCTCTGTCTCAGCTTGACTCTTCAACTTCACATTAATACGTGTATCTTCATCAACTTGTGTAAATGCCGTATGAATTCCTTCTGCTTTTAAAGTGTTTTCGATAAATTGACCTGGAAAGCCACCGATAAACCCTAAAGCTGTTGAAGGAACTTGTAATGTTTGTAATACGCGAGAAACGTTGATCCCTTTACCACCCGCAAATTTCGCAGTGGCCGTCGTACGATTCAACGCACCCGCAGCAAAATCATCTACAAACATGACATAATCAATAGATGGATTGAATGTCACTGTATAAATCATCATTTGCCTCCCAATATTTCAAAATGATTGTCATAAATATCAAAATGACGCATATGCCGTGCTTTTTCTGAAGTAATTAAAATCGGTTGCTCTGTCGCGTGAATCGCCGCTAAATATTGTTGATTGAACTTAGATGCATCCGCTAGTATATACACTTGTTGCGCGTGTTTCATCGCAGTCTCTTTCACGATTGCCTCACGTTCATCCGGTGTCGTGAGCCCTGCTTCACAGTCGATACCATTCACACCTAGAAATACTTTATTAAAGCGATAATGTTGCAAGAACGAGACTGCACGACTACCGACTACTGCCAAAGTGTTTGCCTTCACATCGCCACCGATAATTTTAGTCGCAATCCCTTTTTTCAATAACTCTTCAACGTGTGGTAACCCATTCGTGATTACCGTAATGTCTTTCGCCGTTAAAAAAGGAATCATTTCTAAAGTTGTAGAACCGGCATCCAAATACAAGCAATCACCATCATTCACAAGTTGTGCCGCTCTTTTCGCAATTTCCACCTTTTCTTCAATATGCTGTGTACGTTTCTCATGAAGTTCAGGTTCCTTTTGTTCGCTAATTAACTTTGCGCCCCCGTGCACACGCGTCAACTTGCCATCGTCTTGGAGTTTCGATAAGTCACGTCGAATTGTGGAGGCACTTGAGCCCGTATATTCCATTAAATGTTGCAATGATAGAAATTGATGTTGTTCCAATGCAGTTAGTATAAGTTGATGCCTTTTTTCCGTTAACAACTTTATCACCTCAATTCAGTTACATTATAGTGTATCCGTTTTCACTAATCAATCATTTTCGTTCATAAATTTTCAAAACCAGTCATATATTGATAGAGAAAGACAAAAATCAGTCACATTCAGTCAAAAATGGCATTGGAATTTTTCACTTTAGTATGTGTTCAGATAATGGAAATCAATATTAATCATCATGAGGTCATGCTATGATAGGGTTAAATGGATAATATGTAGTCAATGAACAATCCAAAAAGGGGCGTGACAGATTTGAAAAAGGATAACCTCGATGAAGCACTGACAGGTATTGGCGTTTTAGATTTGATTTTTGTCGTTCCTTTCTTTGTACTCTTTTCTTATCTCCCGTTAGAACATTGGTGGCAATGGATTATCAACATGATCATTGTCGTACTATGTGCAATGTGAGCAGCGTATCTTTTCCATACGATTAAAAAACGATTCAAAAGTGGCCATCATTGAAAGGTTAAGATGGGTAGGGCAATCTCATAGTAACCTCATTATTCAATCACACAACTAATGATTCAATCGATAGGATTTAGAATTTTTGTTAAAATAGTAGTAGATATATTTTAGATTGAAGGAGGACGTGGTTATGCTAAAAAGTAGAAAAGAACGACTGACAGCGGCAATCTCTTCTCTCGTCATTTCTATAGGTTTTGTCGTCCTAAACATTTCTAATATCATGACAAAAGAGTCCAATATCGCCCTCATATTGAGTCTTGTGAGTTTGCTCGTTTTCTGGACTTTTATTGTCATTGATATTTATGTGATATACAAACTCAAAAAAGAAGCGTGACCGACTTGAATCTTTGTCGTATCACGCTTCTTTTTTATCATTTTAGCATCGTTCGTATGCATAAGAACCAATGACTGCACCAGCTGGAATGCCGATAAATGGTGTAAAAATCATACTTAACAACACCATTGACACAATCATAATCACAAAACTTTTAGAACCTATCTTCATATCTAACAAATTCTCTTTAACACGTTCAAAATAATCTCTAACTTTCATCATATACAACTCCATATATGTCATTTTCAACTTCGCTACATTCATATTCTATCATGTGCGCAACGCTGAACACCTGCGTCCCGAGGCTTATATCATTGTCAGACATTTGTTGTATATGATAGCTGTGGCAAAGCATTCCCGTCTGACTCAATGGGATTGAATGACGTCTTTCACTTCAGCACGACTCATGTCAATTAAATCATGTGGCGCTAAGCCCATCTGTCCCCCACG from Staphylococcus sp. MI 10-1553 carries:
- the pfkB gene encoding 1-phosphofructokinase codes for the protein MIYTVTFNPSIDYVMFVDDFAAGALNRTTATAKFAGGKGINVSRVLQTLQVPSTALGFIGGFPGQFIENTLKAEGIHTAFTQVDEDTRINVKLKSQAETEINAAGPHITEAQVTTLFEQLQATTAEDIVVVAGSVPSSLSDTIYIDIAKITQQTGAKLVVDAEKSLIEGILPYHPLFIKPNQHELEAMFNTKIETDQDVLTYARRLVDKGAQSVIVSLGGAGAIYVDQDVAYKIQAPQGQVVNTVGAGDSTVAGMIAGLSQNLALPEALALAIASGSATAFNDDLAQYDMIQELQAYVTIQPLNEEG
- a CDS encoding DeoR/GlpR family DNA-binding transcription regulator; its protein translation is MLTEKRHQLILTALEQHQFLSLQHLMEYTGSSASTIRRDLSKLQDDGKLTRVHGGAKLISEQKEPELHEKRTQHIEEKVEIAKRAAQLVNDGDCLYLDAGSTTLEMIPFLTAKDITVITNGLPHVEELLKKGIATKIIGGDVKANTLAVVGSRAVSFLQHYRFNKVFLGVNGIDCEAGLTTPDEREAIVKETAMKHAQQVYILADASKFNQQYLAAIHATEQPILITSEKARHMRHFDIYDNHFEILGGK
- a CDS encoding DUF6007 family protein; amino-acid sequence: MNNPKRGVTDLKKDNLDEALTGIGVLDLIFVVPFFVLFSYLPLEHWWQWIINMIIVVLCAM
- a CDS encoding VraH family peptide resistance protein, which translates into the protein MMKVRDYFERVKENLLDMKIGSKSFVIMIVSMVLLSMIFTPFIGIPAGAVIGSYAYERC